A segment of the Anthonomus grandis grandis chromosome 11, icAntGran1.3, whole genome shotgun sequence genome:
ACCTAGTAaacatatttacataaaaaaatattttaaaaattgtcatgattttatttatttacttttttaaagtgCGTCCGATAAACCCCGGCTTTGGAGGAATATCGGGCGATTCCATTTTTACATTGAAAAAGTACGCGTTGAGCCTGGTATCCGGTATAGGTTTGGGTAAAAACATTTATcggacaattaaaaaaaaatatttttttaccatgtAGGGTTGAGGATACAGGGTGatgtagtaaaaataaaagtaaaaatcgataaaatgggtataaacgtttttattcataaaacaaaagttgtaagaacgtcaaaaaattaacaaaaaaaacagaaaaacttcAAACATTAGATAAGAAACGAAAAATAACATTCTGAAAACGCAGATAGGTCAACCTACTTGATCCCGTAACTGCAGACCTTCAAACACAAAAATACCGCGATGGATTTTAGGCGCAGTTAAAGCACTGTGGACCTGTACAATCTTTTCAATTTGCGCACCGAATTCTTTGGTCGTCTCTTTCTTGGTCCCTTCATTGTACAATGTACAAAAACTGAACTAGAGCAAAACGGCCTTCTTGTAATGTATGACAGGTTACTGGAAGTTTAATGTTAGATACTTCCGACGGGAATTCATCGTCGCTTTAGACGAGGAGTCTTCGTTAACACTAtcattttctaaaaagatcGCAGAACTTGTAGTATTATTATTGGCATTTTGTTGAGACTTTGATGcgttttcattaatgatatctGCTTGAGAGGTAGATACAGTAGTTGACGTACCACCATTGACTTCGCATAGGTCCACAAGACCCTCCGATCTGCGTTTATCACTTCTGTAAATCATCCTCTCATTGCATCACCTGTGCCTCCTGCTGGTTGTTTCCGAATTCTTTTCAAAACTTGTTCTAGATCGAATAGGATTATTCCGTATGCTCGAAAACCAGACCGTATATTATTATCTATCCTTTGATTTTTCCAGAAGCCTCTTCAGCAGCGAAGGAAATACAGATTTTGGCACAACTCCTTTATGGGTTCGTTTCCATTCGGTCAGAATTTCTCGCCACACCCATTTGAGAGGTGCACAGACTGCAACGTCCAGGGGCTGACATAGGTGTATCGAATACGTCGGCAAAAAAACAAACCGAATATTGTTTTCTGTGCAACTTTTGATAATGGTGTAGGAAAGAGATAGCTTGGCAGGCTGTCGCCAATAAGAACCTTCTTGCTCTCCTTTCGTCGCAGATAGGGAAGGGCTGAGGACTGGTTCCTCAAAATATGGACTATCGAACCATCCACTTAGTGTTCTGTTAAATTGCGTGTTTTCGGGACCACCTTCTATCCATTATCCTTCGTGCATGCTTCTCTCCACGAGGAATAAAAACTAGGTTTTTACCGAGATAATCTGTTAGGTTTATTTTATccatattaacaatattttcaagtGAAACCCTCTGTATTGTCTCATTCAAGTGCTCAAAGTATTCTTTAGTTATTCGTTAGTGTCTTCTGTGATTTCGGCTTTCACTCGTTTAATATTTTCACAATTACAAAGTGATAACTCCTTGTGTCGCCCCATAAAGTGTTCAATTCAGTCATCATCAGGTCTATTAtcgttaaaatattatatatttatgccCTTACTGTTCAAAAATGACAGATCCTTAATTGCTTGCCTCTGAAAAGGATATCCAAATTTTCCTGCAGTAGTCATGGCATCTACTTTCGAACGCTCTTCGCTCACTGACAAAATTGAAAGCCTCCCGAGTTTGTCAGAATGCTCACCTCTGTAAATTTCTGCTGCATCAATTCTGCTGCCTGCTTGAATGAATATTCACCATCTAATACGGCCTTCAATGCTCTTTCCATGCTTTCTTGGGAATAATTGCGCCGATAAGGCGTTCCCAGCTTATGAAGGTGTTTTCGTGGCATATTCGATATTACCCCTGAAAAACACATTTTCAGTTAATTTCGATTTTATGACAAAAAGGAGGAAGGACGCAAAATAAACTTTGAGATTATGggagtttttataaaattatgctATCATGCACGGGGTTCACAGACCAGAGGACACTATTTGGCTGTCTTAATGTTAACTAAAAAACTgactctaataattaattttttgtgcacTTACCTTGATTTTCTGATCGATCGCGAAACACATATACGACTGGTAGGTTATCTGTTAATCTTAGGgatatttttgtttagtaacCGAACTATCACCCAACATCTATAGCGCGCGCAATTTGAAATACAACCACATCGTCCGATATAACCCCTGTTGATGGTACCCTAAATGCAAAACTCAGTATTtgacaaaaaatgcaaaagtgaTTTTATTTGACATTTCGACCGTCCACACTGATATCTGAACGATATACTACAAAAATAACTGCTAACATGGctatttttgtgtaaaaaacaCGTTTACTTCTAgataataaatgcaaaactctgTATTTGCAATCGCCGCTCAGATGCAAAACTGGGTAGTTGCAATCAACCAATAAGAGCGCATGAAACACCTGTAACGGCCAAACATCACATGTTATTTTGGCCATTCCTTCATCCCTCCCGATCAGGTTTTTGGGTAGATTGAacgtgaaatttaaaaaaaatcatacttaaTCGCCGCGAATATGAGCAGATTATTCAAAATTATGCAACAGTTCTTAGGCTAAGTCGAGACTGGACACTTCTTGATTGGAAAAATGCGGTGTCCCAAGTAGTGAAAAGCCTACCCAGTGGCACTTCAAATTTAACAAGAGTAAATACTTTGTGATCACACGAGGGCAAACACTCTATTAAGAGAAGAAGTTCTCTATAAATCTGATTTAGGCGtgtttaagttaattttaaagagAGGAAAAACCCTTTCTCTCAAACAAATTCCGACTGTCGTGCAGTGCTTAAAAGGAGATAAGtccactatttttaatttactaaagaagCATTTTGGAGCAAGCAATCCAGAATTAGAATTTTACAAATATCTTTATCTCCAGAACTCAGATCAGAATCACCAAGAGAGAGGAGCTGAAGGAGACTAACAAAATGAAAAGCCTGAAAATGATAACTATGTCGTCGTCGAAGAATATGAAGAACTTATGATCTAACATATTTACGAACATTTGGTGGTTATTGGGTACAGTTTTAGTTTTTCATCATAGCAACTaaagtgtttaatttttttcttaaatataatttaacatttgtgtaatttatttttaataagcttttccccaaaaaaaattgtttgtctATTACTTTTCTTCACTCTTAATGCAAGACTTagtatatttgtaaaaattaaatgcaaaactgtgtattttaaaaccttatttgctttttttcttaattataaatCAGTCATGATTTAAAGCGTATACCTAAATCAAAAGAACTTGGATAGATTCATCTACCAAATATGTTCTTAAGTACATAtctataaaaatacatttttgacagATTTTTTCCTTTcgtaaaaaattgctttagttgCAAATGTCGAGTTTTGCATTCATTCTACTCAAATGACACTGTTAGATGACACAGATAGTTGTACTATCTTGAGTTGGTGAATAGACGCGCAGGTCAATACTGTCAAATTCATAATGGCGGTCGTTTCCAAAATGGCGCCCGCTGCCATATACaatgaagtatttttttgtaattttttgtaatttttgataataaggAGGAAAACTTTCAAGTGCTTAAAAGATGATTGTCTGGaaggataataaaaattattttttcttataattctaCCAAGTAGTCAATGTATGTACTGTATTTGCCTTAAAGGGTTACATCTTTTATATTACGCAATTAATACTTTTAAGCAATGTGAGCTCTACAAAAACCTTATAAAAAAGATAGGTTCTAATAATGTATGCTTAATTAGATAGCACCCTTTAAGCCATTGGATTACCAATGGATGTCCCCTTTTGGACAAACCACCTATCTTAAGGACATCCGAATACTCAATGGAGAATTTACAACTATATGTCCATTTGAAATCCATTACTTGTCCCATAATGTACACTTtgcaattttataattaattattattattaataatataataattttatcatttttggaCACAGAgaatttccttaaaattaaaaaaaggaaaattttatttttcatttaaattagtAAAGAATAACTATTATCTTTTGTTTGCGCATCGGAGCCCTAATTTTCTTTATCAGCCCtaactttactttttaacaatttttgacaaatgtaGTAAAATTCGTAGATTAAAAATtctgatatttatatttttatcactggagtgcctggaagaaataaaataatttgtctcttattggcaactgaataacGTAATTTCTAGCGGCAAAAATATTGTACTTATTGATTCTGGGATACTCCAACGGTTCTTCAagaactactgaaaaaattattgagatccatacactaaaaatcaagttATTGACATCTTTCCcgctggagtgcctggaagaataaaaataatttgactctTATTGGGAACTAAATAacttgatttctagtggctaaAATATAACTATTGATTTCTGGGATACACTAATGACTTTTAATCTTTAGAATTGGGCTATGGGCAATATACTGTAAACATTCAACGCATTCAAATGAATTCTAAATGTGTATTAATTGCTTCACGTATGTCTAAGACAGAAAAATAAGGGAAATTGCTTCGGATCACGTGGAAGAGACaagaatttttgtaataatttttacaaataaattaataaaaaattccaagtGCCTGAATATTTACAATATGTTAAACAAATAGTTTCCTTGGCTTTGACAAATAACTAACAAGTAACTGTTAAAGTATGTTTTGACATCCGCCGTTCTGGATATTGTCCGTTATTAACcgttattttaaacattttgatttaacaTTATGACAGCCTTAAACGctgtttgaaaataataaaatagagcAACCGTTGCGAAAGCAATTTTCCAAATCCATACTTCAAGCTTGGCTACCATCAAGTTTGGGCAATAATAAGAATACAAATGGATATCATATCAACATCAACGAATATTATATTCGTTGTACATACTGGATAATCATTAAAcgttcataataataataattaaacgttCAAATCCagtaaaaatacctttaatatttttttcttaaaaattgcaCAAAGCACTCTGCAAAATATACCCCCTAGTAATTATGACACACTCAAGAGTTTTCCTCGCACAAATTTCTCTTTTCAGGAAGCAACTTATAATGAAGTAAGAGACATAATTAACCATATTAGGAACAAGCCCCTAGTCGAGACATTTACGAGTTAAATATAGGTCTAATTAAGACTGTAAAAAACTACATAATGATTTCGTTTactaaacttataaatatttgcTTGACTGGGTTGTCATATTGTCTAAAAGATGCGTTGGTAAAGccaattttccttattttcccgAAAATTGCAGCCCCATTTCTGTTCTTCCTATCAAAGATCCTAGAGATAACCTATATTTACCCACAACCAGTTTGGTTGTAGAAAAGGTTCAAATACTAGTCATGCAATACTGAATCTGGTTTCTAATATGGTTGACTCATTTCACAACATGCGCTTTAACTCGGTTCCCTTTTGTGATTTGAGTAATAATCATAACATCCTTTTACAGAAGCCTTAACCTGTCGCAGCATTTCACTTTTACAAACTTACCTTCAAAAAAGACATCAACAAGTAGAGCTAGGACCGatgttttttgcaatttattccCGTACACTCGATTTACAGATTAAGCACAAataattcaactgcctagaagaattattttaattcgtcCAGGCGTTGAGTTCGTTTTTTTAGCTTATAGAGAGCATGAAGCTTAGATCATATTTCAGACTGCTGAGTGTAGTCAACTGGTTTCAGACGGTGTATCCTCAAACTACTTTGTTTGTCATTTCTATAAATGACCCATCATAATATGAAGTTGAAGAAAGAGACACACTATCCAAGGTCCTACAACTATGTAGAAATGACTAGACTAGAGCCCAACAGTGGTCttataaattattgataaaaagtATTAGTAAGAagtattattgatattttatcgCTTGGAGGCATTTGGCAGAGGTTGGAAGAATATATCGACTCCAGAGAAGAGCCGTATAGACGAGTAATGACAGGTCTGTCGTACAGTCATGTATTTTTTGAGTGGAAATTGATGATTGTATGTATGAATGTTTTTTATATGTGGAACAAAACATCCAGAGGTACAAAACACACGAAATAACATAATCTGTCAGAATCTGGCGACTTGGGAGGTATCAAGTTGGACCAAGATATTGGgttatagcattttttaatgcTCTTCCTATGAATTTAGCTTTAAGAATACAGTCAAGAACTTACTTatacaaaaagtttttatacatATGAGGAATATTTTAGTCACAATTTGCAAAACTAATGTATTTAACCGTGTGCTCTATAAATtgcttttctctttttttatgtatgtaGGTACTGCTAATGTTAGCTTGAGGTCTAACTGTTAgtatgtattaatattaatttattgattaagATGTTTTGGCAAGTTCAATGGCATATTATAACAATAATCGATTAGGTAGTAAAAGATTGTCCtctattcaataaaaattatattccaaGCAGATGAAGTTGGAAAGTTCACCCTTTTTTCAGCTTTTCCTTCCCTTTCCCTCAGggaattttccacaaaaattattcaaaatattaccATGGATTAATGCTTTAAGATGCTTTAGCAGGTTCTGTTGAACAATCGATTAGACAACGCGATAAAAATTGCTCAATTGCcaggaacaaataaaatattatattttcccATGCAATGAAAATTGGCCTTTTTCCctaattttccataaataccAAAACATTCCTCCAAACGGCTTGTCCGATAAACCTCCACTTTTAAGTGAACAAGCATCAAAATTCctaagtaagtttttattaaattatgtaacGTTTGCTTTTCCCTATACAAATTGTCCTGCGAACGTATCGGACCGCCTGTTCCATTGGAGCAATTCGCCCCACTACCAAAGGCACAGATGCCGTCTCAAAATCTCTATTGATCCACCCCTATATATCCTGTGAAGCGCGTTCCCATAACCTAAAACGTGTTGATTCGGCACACTCATAGTTCACCCCTCTCATATCCAACCCCTAGCACAAAATCTGATTAATGCTTTTAAAACAATcgcaaatttttattagtttatattcAAAGAACCTCTATGaaggaaaattttatataataattcagAAAATATTAAGGGAGAGTTggttaatcaaaaaattattgttttttttacctttaaacaataaaataggAGCAACACTTTTAATCCGGAGGGTACCTATAAGTATTCTCGAAACAGTTAACTCGCGAATAAGGGCGTAATACACGGTTTTTCCACGGACAAGGGCAGACGTGAACTGAAGGAAAAACGGAAAATCTGTGTATCCCGCGGGGGATAACGACGCCCCCTCGCGTGGAAATTGGCAAGGAAAGCGTCGATATTATATTGGGTCGATTAGCAGGGGTTGAAATATGTTACTACTACAAAACCAGCTGACAAGCTAGGAAATAGTGCTCCTTTCTTATAGTGTGTAAGGGTTCtgacaaaaataatattcacttatatattaagatatatttttattggcaTTAATTTGGTCCAGAATACttacaaagttaaatttttttaacaatcctAATCCAATAGATCTAGCTGATCATAACACCTTGCCACAATGCAAATAAACACATTTAAAGGAATTGCTATTCTATTATCGATATTTTCACCAAGGGAGGCTCTAATGCTGGCACATTTTTTGGCAAACTCTCTTAACTGGAAACAACAATCTGGTGTAAGTGGTTTTTCCAAAAGGGCCAAGAGACCATATGCCCAAGTGCCAAGATTATCACTTATTCCCATTAATGGATCAAAGTCTTCCAGTACTTCTGTCATATAAGAGAACATTCTAACTTTGGCTGACTGACAGTATTGACCAATTTCTGATAATGTGGGAGGAGCAACACCATGCTCTaatctatcaaaaaaatttcctcttcttataaaaatttttgttggtTCAAAAGTTTGGGAGTTCTTGATGTAAGTCTTTAGTTGTGTGAGGTCATTTATAGTTTTGTCTTGCCATTGCTTTGTGGGGTAAAACTTCTGTAAGGCTTTTGGCACATCTACACCCTAAAAGTGATTAATTATTAACAgaatatattcttatattaCTAATTACCTGGTGTACATGAACATTTTGCTTCTCATTATATTTGGTAAAGTCTTTTGTGGCAGTTACCCATTGTTTACACTGGGTCCTTTCAAATATCACATGTTGTAAGAATTCCACCCCTAAAAGAGAATTGGGAATTGACATGTAGAAAAATGGAGGAGTCCAACATACCTGACTGAGGAACAGAGTTTGGGTCAAAATCATCTGGCAAAGTGACATCTAAAGCTTTTTTTAGTAATCCCAGATCAGATTCTTCACTACTGTCTGAGTCTGAGAAactcattttgaaaaaaagttcaCCTGCAACAAATGCATGACATACATAATGCTTAGCTATacaatttgcaataattttagACCTTTTATCCCTAGACCTTTTTCCTGTTATGTATATGGAAATAACATCACTTTAAAGACTTAAATGATATTCTTGTGatttaaaaatcctaaaagtGATGTTATTTCCATATACATAGCAGGAAAAAGGTCTAGGGATAATTGgtctaaaattatatattatcacaaaaatatcatttaaaaatcctGGAAAGCTTTATTTTCTAGTACATCTATTCCTACACgggttgaaaataaaatttgctgcTTTAATGAATGGAATTGCTTTTAGGGGTTGCTGCagccaatattttttcaattctgttttttttacagaaaagaaCAGTTTGTCGTAAATCATCTAGAGAGACTTATAGGTCTTTATTTTGGGATTTAAAGGTATTTACATTTTCCTGTTTGTTTATATTAGaagcaatatgtttaatttataaaaactacaaattgCATTTTACCAGTGATAAAACTAGAAAGCCTTGTAATACGAGATGAAACTTCAATATTCCAATAAGTGTGTTGTGTAATGTGGTtcaataactaaaattaaagtcatttctttgtctttgtataatttttgtGTTGTAATCAGCCttgttttagcaaaaaaattgaattcttaattagatttattttaggttgtcctattaaaaaatgttacattatttgttcaattatgtaaaaaaattatgcaaataaaaatatactgatACTGCTGCATCAGTTCTTCAAAGTGAAGCATTTTATagttttgctaaatattttaatctcGAGGGAGAATAAACCATGTGGGCAAGTTTTTGACCTTGATTtgtcttttcaattttttattctgtttctAGTGATAACATTACTGtgataattttgttatatatttatgATGTTTGCCTCTTTTATTGCATATAtagcattttttacattttaatcaCTATATACCTAGTTAGGCGTACTCTGTAAGTGCTCTGTCTGAGTTACCTAATAGGAAAGTTTGTCCACAAATAATTTGAATtctgttttgccaacgttagtggctttttaaggcctgatgatgctctgaatagagcgaaacacgtgtagctttaagtaaatgttgtgagaccgtgactttgtgtttttcattgtttttcgtctgttgtatacgtcggtctctttgtgaaaaatggatgagattttcttacTTTAGATGGTAAGAAATTACATTAAGAAGACAGACAGAGCTGGTATAAGCGAAGATAGGATACGGgaggctttaaaaaaatattttttcgaaaaatatgtCACAAAGAGAGGCTGCAAGAGTCTTTAACCTAAAAAGGCAGACATTAAAATCTCGTATGAAAAAGATTGCCGCAACCATGACACCGGAAGAATATTTGCAAAAGTTTGGAGATGATGGATATGAGAGTGAAAATGAAGAGAAAGGTATAGATATTTTGGTatagtttttttcatattttacacTTTGGATGTgctgaagaaaataatttacaattagttttatttaattgtaggTAAATATGCTACGAGAATGGTGTTCTCTAAAGCTCAAGAGGACATGTTGCAGGACTATATCAAGCAATGTTCGAATATGAACTATGGATTAACATATAGTCAACTAAGACTTTTAGTTTATGATTATGCAAAGGTATTACCAAATTGCAAATATCCATCTACTTGGGATGTAAACAAAAAAGCAGGAATTGACtggttaaaaggttttatgaaAAGACATCCTGCATTATCCCTATGTAAACCTGAAAGTACAAGTTTGGCAAGAGGTTTTgggtttaataaaactaatgtgcaagaattttttaacaattattggaaaaatataactttggtcctgataaaatttataacttagaCGAAACTGGAGTGACAACCGTTTTAAACCCTCCAAAAATTATTGCGCAAAAAGGGAAAAAGCAAATAGGCTGTGTCGCTTCGGCTGAGAGTGGAGAGCTGGTTACGTTTGTTGGCATAATAAGCGCTACAGGTAATAGTCTACCTCCTGTATATGTGTTTCCCAGGATAAGAACCATTGAAGAATATTTATCTGATGCACCACCCTTAAGCCTAGCACTTGGAAATAAGTCTGGATGGATGACTAAAGACTTATTTGTAAAAGCACTAGAACTGCTTGATAATCATGAGTCACATACAACCTTAGCTGCCATAATGTATGCACGAGAGCACGGTATAGTTATGCTTTCGTTCCCAACCCACACTTCCCATAGGCTACAACCGCTAGATGTGACAGTTTACAGCccattt
Coding sequences within it:
- the LOC126742118 gene encoding gem-associated protein 2 isoform X2, with translation MSFSDSDSSEESDLGLLKKALDVTLPDDFDPNSVPQSGVEFLQHVIFERTQCKQWVTATKDFTKYNEKQNVHGVDVPKALQKFYPTKQWQDKTINDLTQLKTYIKNSQTFEPTKIFIRRGNFFDRLEHGVAPPTLSEIGQYCQSAKVRMFSYMTEVLEDFDPLMGISDNLGTWAYGLLALLEKPLTPDCCFQLREFAKKCASIRASLGENIDNRIAIPLNVFICIVARCYDQLDLLD
- the LOC126742118 gene encoding gem-associated protein 2 isoform X1 codes for the protein MSFSDSDSSEESDLGLLKKALDVTLPDDFDPNSVPQSGVEFLQHVIFERTQCKQWVTATKDFTKYNEKQNVHVHQGVDVPKALQKFYPTKQWQDKTINDLTQLKTYIKNSQTFEPTKIFIRRGNFFDRLEHGVAPPTLSEIGQYCQSAKVRMFSYMTEVLEDFDPLMGISDNLGTWAYGLLALLEKPLTPDCCFQLREFAKKCASIRASLGENIDNRIAIPLNVFICIVARCYDQLDLLD